In Rhodococcus sp. OK302, one genomic interval encodes:
- a CDS encoding sensor histidine kinase: MTVTYSTAIDEPENDEAEPKAEWGWWGSSQGSQLSKTGRVGVLFVGVLSVVFMVVATLIGDTFPKDSDSQLDYGQLLGPILVIAINTVALVRARWHPVALFAVSVFAMVVLALVLGNRGPAVTPLYWVSILMLSIRTEGRTFYLAVLAGLSADILVSVNLRINDLNLPLSSGAFGDLLFSPVMNVLMSYGIFIALGKVVRNQRRHKLVDEVQIRQLKQERDVDVQNALADERARMARELHDVSAHHLTAVIIQGKAAAEIFETAPGEVKDLLFGVVDQGERALRSLRQLVEVLRIGPTESQSPQPNIQSVMSLVDGCQRSGLTITVDIGSDLSDIDSAIQVSCYRIVQESLSNVLRHAYGSRVAVAIRRDSGSLKIMVENDVGVSLDRDMHGQGLGLVGLRERTEYLGGVFHAGPSEEGRWKVQAKIPLEGFIYQ; this comes from the coding sequence GTGACGGTGACCTACTCCACCGCAATCGACGAACCAGAGAACGATGAGGCAGAGCCGAAAGCTGAGTGGGGTTGGTGGGGGAGCAGTCAAGGCTCACAACTCTCGAAAACGGGTCGCGTAGGTGTTCTATTTGTCGGCGTACTGAGTGTTGTGTTTATGGTTGTCGCGACGTTGATCGGAGATACTTTTCCGAAAGATTCCGATTCTCAACTCGATTATGGGCAACTTCTCGGTCCGATACTGGTTATTGCAATCAATACGGTTGCACTGGTGAGGGCGAGATGGCACCCAGTCGCGCTTTTTGCTGTAAGTGTTTTTGCGATGGTTGTGCTGGCACTGGTTCTTGGCAATCGTGGTCCGGCAGTGACTCCTTTATATTGGGTTTCGATTCTGATGCTTTCAATTAGAACAGAAGGGCGCACATTCTATCTGGCAGTCCTGGCCGGACTCAGTGCTGACATTCTCGTCAGCGTCAATCTTCGAATCAATGATCTAAATTTGCCACTCTCATCCGGCGCATTCGGAGATTTGTTGTTCTCACCAGTAATGAATGTTCTGATGAGCTATGGAATTTTTATTGCACTGGGGAAGGTTGTGCGGAATCAGCGGCGTCACAAGTTGGTCGATGAGGTGCAGATTCGGCAGTTGAAGCAGGAGCGAGATGTGGATGTTCAGAATGCTTTGGCTGATGAGAGAGCGCGTATGGCTCGTGAGCTTCATGATGTCTCAGCGCACCATCTGACGGCTGTAATAATACAAGGCAAAGCGGCAGCCGAGATCTTTGAGACTGCGCCAGGAGAGGTGAAGGATTTACTCTTCGGGGTTGTTGATCAGGGTGAACGTGCTCTTCGGAGCCTTCGTCAACTTGTTGAGGTCCTGCGGATTGGACCTACCGAATCGCAAAGCCCCCAGCCGAACATTCAATCGGTTATGAGTCTGGTTGATGGATGTCAAAGATCGGGCCTTACAATCACGGTCGATATTGGTAGTGACCTGTCGGATATTGATAGTGCTATACAGGTATCTTGCTATCGAATAGTGCAAGAAAGCCTGTCGAATGTCCTTCGGCACGCGTATGGAAGCCGCGTTGCTGTGGCGATAAGACGAGATTCGGGAAGTCTGAAAATAATGGTCGAAAACGATGTGGGAGTGTCGCTTGACCGCGACATGCATGGGCAGGGGCTCGGACTGGTCGGACTCAGGGAACGCACCGAGTATCTGGGCGGTGTCTTCCATGCCGGACCTTCGGAAGAGGGTCGTTGGAAAGTGCAAGCAAAAATCCCACTCGAAGGGTTTATCTACCAATGA